AGACACAACAAAACTAATTGACTTCACAAAGCCATTCCAGTATGAGTTGCCTAAACCTCTTGTGATGGAAGATTTATGCCAGTATTACCCCGCCATGCAACAGTGTAAAGACAAAGCAATAGCAAAGAAAGGAGAGGAGAAAGATGAAAAAGCAGAAAACTAAACCACATTTCTTTGGTCTGCGTGCAGATGATTACGAAAGGCTTCTTGAGCTTGGAATGACTCATGCAGCTTTGAATGTACTTAGACACAATCCAGCAAGGTTTTTTAGTGAGTTTTCAAGATACACAAAGAACGTAGCAGACGAATTTAAGTCAGAGATATACATGCTCTGCTTTCAAATAGCCACTCAGCCAAACAGAGCAAGAATTGAAAGCATTATATATAACAGAAAAACTAAGAGAAAGGAGGTAGTAGCATGACAAATCTTTTCAAGATAGCAATCATTGCAGCTCCATTGGCAGGGCTGATTTTTTACTATGTAGTCATGCAACAAAGCAAGCTTGACACAGAAATTGAAAAAGAGAGTTTGAAATTTGAACAGGAATGGAATGAATTTAAAGCAGAAAGTCCTTTTACTACCAATAGGCAGAAATATGAGGAACGTGCAAAAGTGGCAGAGCAGAAACAGAAAGAGCTTGAAGAGAAGAAAAAGCAGAAAGAGCAGAAAATTGAGAAGTTTGAGCAGAATTTTGAGAAAGCATTGGAAGAGGCAGGAAAGGAGGTGAGACAGTGAAAGTTTACGACCTTTTAGCAAAAGTTGACAGCACAGTAACTGAAAATGGAGAAAAGGCAAAATGGGCAAGAATTGGAGTTCTACTGGAAAAGGAAAAGGGATTCTCTATAAAACTTGATTTTATTCCTGTAAGCACAACATGGGATGGCTGGTTAACTGTAAAAGAGAGAAAAGAAAAGGAACAGACTGAAGAACCTTTCTAAGTTGCATTAATAATAGTAAAGGGACTGCATATAGCAGTCCCAAAACCAACAAAGGAGGTAAAAAATGATTGAAGTAATTGCAAATCTAATTAACCAAATCGTGGATTTCTTTGTCAAGCTCTTCTACATTTGTCTTCTGATTGCAATCTTTGGGCTTGGATTTCTAAATTGGCTTGGAATGGAAGTAGAGAAACAAAGAAGAATGAGAGAGGGAAAGGAGGGCAGGCAATGAAAGAGTATATCTATTACCTTGTCTTTCGTTCAAGTTTGCCAACAGAAGAATGCAGGGAGTTCTCTTTCAAAAAATACTGTGACCTTGTA
The Thermodesulfovibrio yellowstonii DSM 11347 DNA segment above includes these coding regions:
- a CDS encoding cytochrome c oxidase subunit II, which produces MIEVIANLINQIVDFFVKLFYICLLIAIFGLGFLNWLGMEVEKQRRMREGKEGRQ